A region of Malaciobacter marinus DNA encodes the following proteins:
- the dnaE gene encoding DNA polymerase III subunit alpha, producing the protein MSDIPKFTHLHLHTEYSLLDGANKIKPLAKKVKEMGMKSVAMTDHGNMFGAIDFYNAMRAEGIKPIIGMEAYIHNNEEVDDKTTKQRFHLCLYAKNDVGYKNLMYLSSQAYMYGFYYYPRINKKLLRENSEGIVCSAACLQGEINWHLNTNNERNVRNGAKGYERAKEIALEYQEIFGDDFYLEIMRHGIPDQLFVDDMILKIAHETGIKLVATNDTHYLEQKDAGPHEAFMCIAMNKLYDDPNRLRHSVHEFYLKSPEQIAKLYADIPEAIEATQEISDKCNLEIKLGNPTPPNFKFTRQKLEESNLPIPYPEEEYSLENDKALFIHECWKGLEDRLKIVDSSKHQEYKERLQVEIDIINNMKFPGYMLIVWDFVIVAKQMGIPVGPGRGSAAGSLVAYSLYITDIDPMPYGLLFERFLNPERVSMPDIDMDFCQTRRGEIIDYVIKQYGRANVAQIITFGKLLAKGVIRDVARVLDMPYAKADAMAKLIPDELGINLKDSWDKEPKIKELCDIDPQAKRVWEFALALEGLNRNAGTHAAGVVISNEPLWKKTPLFKPSGLDTLATQYNGKYVEDVDLIKFDFLGLKTLTVIEEANKLIEKRHGKRIDFIKTDVNDKGVYDLIQTGNTIGLFQIESDGMQDLCKRLAPSNFEDIIAVLALYRPGPMESGMLDDFIDRKHGRAQINYFYDEFDAPLRPILETTYGVIVYQEQVMQIVQTIGGFSLGGADLVRRAMGKKIKEEMDKLKVQFAQGGVEKGYNKDHCEELFDLIVKFAGYGFNKSHSAAYALVTFYTSYLKCYYPAEFMAALLTLEKDNTDKVVRYVDEVKRLGLDLFPPDINKSDLVFSAKKIDGKEVVMFGMGAIKGAGDVAIKSILKARNEGGEFKDLSDFISRIDASKVNKRVIESLVKAGALDSFEYSRKAMLDQIEQIVEGAGKAMQAKKMATGSLFGDDEELTTVTVELEHLPEYDSKEILEFEKNTLGFYVSGHPLDDYRDQLDKITYTLSSEIDEINDGSEVLFVGKVETITEKISKKGNKFAILNLMDLHGNIELMMFEDKLNELKNDFKYEDEPLAFKVKISKDDQFTRMSLRKIENLNDAKKDKQKVKKAQKIEPPLTIAVPYSNSEELMYKLFDVIAHNQGKRDLRIIVKSKLGDIELESGFKVANNVENLIQNIEGVYKID; encoded by the coding sequence ATGTCCGATATACCAAAATTTACACATTTACATTTACACACAGAATATTCACTTTTAGATGGTGCTAATAAGATAAAACCTTTAGCAAAAAAAGTAAAAGAGATGGGTATGAAAAGTGTTGCCATGACTGATCATGGTAATATGTTTGGAGCTATTGATTTTTATAATGCCATGAGAGCTGAGGGAATCAAACCTATCATAGGAATGGAAGCTTATATTCATAACAATGAAGAAGTAGATGATAAAACGACAAAACAAAGATTTCATCTATGTTTATATGCCAAAAATGATGTGGGATATAAAAATCTTATGTACTTAAGTTCACAAGCTTATATGTATGGTTTTTATTATTATCCAAGGATTAATAAAAAACTTTTAAGAGAAAACTCTGAGGGAATTGTATGTTCTGCTGCTTGTTTACAAGGTGAAATCAATTGGCATCTAAATACAAATAACGAAAGAAATGTTAGAAATGGTGCAAAAGGTTATGAAAGAGCAAAAGAGATTGCACTAGAATATCAAGAAATTTTTGGAGATGATTTTTATTTAGAAATTATGCGACATGGTATTCCTGATCAGCTTTTTGTTGACGATATGATTCTTAAAATAGCCCATGAAACAGGTATAAAACTTGTTGCAACAAATGATACACACTACTTAGAACAAAAAGATGCTGGTCCCCATGAAGCATTTATGTGTATTGCAATGAATAAACTTTATGATGATCCAAATAGACTTAGACACTCTGTTCATGAGTTTTATTTAAAATCACCAGAACAAATTGCAAAACTTTATGCAGATATTCCAGAAGCTATTGAAGCAACACAAGAGATATCAGATAAATGTAATCTTGAGATAAAACTAGGAAACCCTACTCCTCCAAATTTTAAATTTACTAGACAAAAACTTGAAGAATCAAATTTACCAATTCCTTATCCAGAAGAAGAGTACTCTTTAGAAAATGATAAAGCACTATTTATTCATGAATGTTGGAAAGGTTTAGAAGATAGACTAAAAATAGTAGATTCATCAAAACATCAAGAATACAAAGAGAGACTACAAGTAGAGATTGATATTATAAATAATATGAAATTCCCTGGATATATGCTTATTGTTTGGGACTTTGTTATTGTTGCTAAACAAATGGGAATTCCAGTAGGTCCAGGAAGAGGTTCAGCAGCAGGAAGCTTGGTAGCATATAGTCTATATATTACAGATATTGATCCCATGCCTTATGGCTTACTTTTTGAGAGATTCCTTAATCCAGAAAGGGTATCAATGCCCGATATTGATATGGACTTTTGTCAAACAAGAAGAGGTGAGATTATTGATTATGTAATTAAACAATATGGAAGAGCCAATGTTGCACAAATTATTACTTTTGGTAAATTATTAGCAAAAGGTGTAATTAGAGATGTTGCTAGAGTTTTAGATATGCCTTATGCAAAAGCTGATGCCATGGCAAAACTAATCCCAGATGAATTAGGAATAAATTTAAAAGACTCTTGGGACAAAGAGCCAAAAATAAAAGAACTATGCGATATAGATCCTCAAGCAAAAAGAGTTTGGGAGTTTGCATTAGCTTTAGAGGGATTAAATAGAAATGCAGGAACTCACGCAGCTGGTGTTGTAATATCAAATGAACCTTTATGGAAAAAAACACCTCTTTTTAAACCAAGTGGTCTTGATACACTTGCTACTCAATATAATGGAAAATATGTTGAAGATGTTGACTTGATCAAATTTGACTTCTTGGGTCTTAAAACATTGACTGTAATTGAAGAAGCAAATAAGCTTATTGAAAAAAGACATGGAAAAAGAATTGACTTTATTAAAACAGATGTAAATGATAAAGGAGTTTATGATTTAATTCAAACAGGAAATACTATAGGCTTATTTCAAATAGAATCAGATGGTATGCAAGATCTTTGTAAAAGATTAGCCCCATCAAATTTTGAAGATATTATTGCCGTTTTAGCACTTTATAGACCAGGTCCAATGGAATCAGGAATGCTTGATGATTTTATTGATAGAAAACATGGAAGAGCTCAAATAAACTATTTTTATGATGAGTTTGATGCACCATTAAGACCTATTCTTGAAACAACATATGGGGTTATTGTTTACCAAGAGCAAGTTATGCAAATTGTTCAAACAATCGGTGGGTTCAGCCTTGGTGGTGCCGATTTAGTTAGACGGGCAATGGGTAAAAAAATTAAAGAAGAGATGGACAAACTTAAAGTACAGTTTGCACAAGGTGGAGTAGAAAAAGGCTATAACAAAGACCATTGCGAAGAACTGTTTGATTTAATTGTTAAGTTTGCTGGATATGGATTTAATAAATCTCACTCAGCAGCATATGCACTAGTAACATTTTATACTTCATACTTAAAGTGTTATTATCCAGCAGAGTTTATGGCTGCACTTCTTACACTTGAAAAAGACAATACTGATAAAGTTGTAAGATATGTAGATGAAGTAAAAAGGTTAGGATTAGATCTATTTCCACCTGATATTAATAAATCAGATTTAGTATTTTCTGCAAAGAAAATTGATGGTAAAGAAGTAGTTATGTTTGGAATGGGTGCTATTAAAGGTGCTGGAGATGTAGCCATAAAATCCATTTTAAAAGCAAGAAATGAAGGTGGTGAGTTTAAGGACTTAAGTGATTTTATTTCAAGAATTGATGCAAGTAAAGTAAATAAAAGAGTTATAGAATCTCTAGTAAAAGCTGGTGCTTTAGACTCTTTTGAATATAGTAGAAAAGCCATGCTAGATCAAATTGAACAAATAGTTGAAGGCGCTGGAAAAGCAATGCAAGCTAAAAAGATGGCAACAGGTTCACTTTTTGGTGATGATGAAGAACTAACAACTGTAACTGTTGAACTTGAGCATTTACCTGAATATGATTCAAAAGAGATTTTAGAATTTGAAAAAAATACTTTAGGTTTTTATGTATCAGGTCACCCTCTTGATGATTATAGAGATCAACTTGATAAAATCACTTACACTTTAAGTTCAGAAATTGATGAAATAAATGATGGAAGTGAAGTTTTATTTGTAGGTAAAGTAGAAACAATCACTGAAAAGATATCAAAAAAAGGTAATAAATTTGCAATTTTAAATCTTATGGATTTACATGGAAATATTGAACTTATGATGTTTGAAGATAAGTTAAATGAGCTTAAAAATGATTTTAAATATGAAGATGAACCTTTAGCTTTTAAAGTAAAAATTTCCAAAGATGATCAATTTACAAGAATGAGTTTAAGAAAAATAGAGAACTTAAATGATGCAAAAAAAGATAAACAAAAAGTTAAAAAAGCCCAAAAGATAGAACCACCATTAACAATTGCTGTTCCTTACTCAAATAGTGAAGAGCTTATGTATAAACTTTTTGATGTTATTGCTCATAATCAAGGTAAAAGAGATTTAAGAATAATAGTTAAATCAAAACTTGGAGATATTGAGTTAGAAAGTGGTTTTAAAGTTGCAAATAATGTAGAAAATTTAATTCAAAATATTGAGGGAGTTTATAAAATAGACTAA
- the surE gene encoding 5'/3'-nucleotidase SurE — protein MKQILLTNDDGFDAIGLKALIKALSPIAKLTVVAPAKNKSACGHSLTLDKPLRMQNVKDDFYKIDDGSPTDCMFISIHNLFKEGYKPDLVISGINIGANMGEDITYSGTAAAAMEAVLHKVPAIAISQVCKDRCHDIKNGWDFALAKDTIVKLAKKILNSEFPLEERKFLNVNIPPISIEECNGIKITKAGYREYGNDTSRHLNPRGEEYYWIGLHPLIWKSSENKDCDFEAVSANYISISPIKLDMTSYEDINNLNNWINS, from the coding sequence ATGAAACAAATATTATTAACAAATGATGATGGATTTGATGCAATAGGATTAAAAGCTTTAATAAAAGCCTTATCACCTATTGCAAAACTAACAGTTGTAGCTCCAGCTAAAAACAAATCAGCATGTGGTCACTCTTTAACATTAGATAAACCACTAAGAATGCAAAATGTAAAAGATGATTTTTATAAAATTGATGATGGAAGCCCAACTGATTGTATGTTTATATCAATTCATAATCTTTTTAAAGAAGGATACAAACCTGATTTAGTAATCAGTGGTATAAATATTGGTGCAAATATGGGAGAAGATATTACATATAGTGGTACAGCTGCTGCTGCAATGGAAGCTGTTTTACATAAAGTTCCAGCTATTGCAATATCTCAAGTTTGTAAAGATAGATGCCATGACATAAAAAACGGTTGGGATTTTGCATTGGCAAAAGATACTATAGTTAAGCTTGCAAAAAAAATATTAAACTCAGAATTTCCACTTGAAGAAAGAAAATTTTTAAATGTAAATATTCCTCCTATTTCAATAGAAGAATGTAATGGAATAAAAATTACAAAAGCTGGATATAGAGAGTATGGAAATGATACATCAAGACATTTAAATCCAAGAGGAGAAGAGTATTATTGGATAGGTTTACATCCACTTATTTGGAAAAGTAGCGAAAATAAAGATTGTGATTTTGAAGCAGTAAGTGCAAACTACATATCAATTAGTCCAATAAAACTTGACATGACATCATATGAAGATATAAATAACTTAAATAATTGGATAAATAGCTAA
- a CDS encoding M99 family carboxypeptidase catalytic domain-containing protein, with the protein MNLGILRLFSLILVFTSLISANTGKFDFTLIKKGQENQNTFLIIGGIQGDEPGGFMAASLIATHYEIKKGSVWIVPNLNFYSIIKRSRGPFGDMNRKFANLSQNDPDFGAVKRIKEYITDNKVKLILNLHDGSGFYRKKSINSNYSQNKWGQSSIIDQNKLTISNYGNLEEISSKVCNHINSNLIRKRDIYHVKNTKTRLGDKQMEKTLTYFAINKGKAAFGNEASKKLPLHERTYYHLLAIEKYMDIMGIEYKRSFNLKPLELKSVIDNDISISFYNNKINLPLEGIRDFVGYFPTSKDEIQNFKVSNPLMTVIKKENLYSIRYGNRRVARLLPDYFDIEKDMNSAKILIDGKESLINMGSVINVKNDFLVKSQKDIRVNIIGYVNKSKKNESELLVSKNEIMQKFSLDKKGKVYRVEFYKKNKFAGMVLVNFGSKNLFLAKNGY; encoded by the coding sequence ATGAACCTTGGCATATTAAGGTTATTTAGTTTAATTTTAGTATTTACATCACTAATAAGTGCAAATACTGGAAAATTTGATTTTACTTTGATAAAAAAAGGTCAAGAAAATCAGAATACTTTTCTTATTATTGGAGGAATACAAGGGGATGAACCAGGTGGCTTTATGGCTGCTTCTTTAATCGCTACTCATTATGAGATAAAAAAAGGTTCTGTTTGGATTGTTCCTAATTTAAATTTTTATTCAATTATAAAAAGAAGTAGAGGACCTTTTGGAGATATGAATAGAAAGTTTGCTAATCTATCACAAAATGATCCAGACTTTGGTGCTGTAAAAAGAATAAAAGAGTATATTACTGATAATAAAGTCAAATTGATATTGAATCTTCATGATGGGAGTGGATTTTATAGAAAAAAGAGTATAAATAGCAACTATTCTCAAAATAAATGGGGACAAAGCTCAATAATTGACCAAAATAAATTAACTATATCTAATTATGGCAATCTAGAAGAGATATCAAGTAAAGTTTGTAATCATATAAATAGTAATTTGATTAGAAAACGAGATATTTATCATGTAAAAAATACCAAAACACGACTTGGTGATAAACAAATGGAAAAAACTCTTACATATTTTGCTATAAACAAAGGTAAAGCAGCTTTTGGAAATGAAGCTAGTAAGAAACTTCCCTTACATGAAAGAACATATTATCATCTTCTAGCAATAGAAAAATATATGGATATTATGGGAATAGAGTATAAAAGATCTTTTAACTTAAAACCATTAGAATTAAAAAGTGTAATTGATAATGATATTTCTATATCTTTTTATAATAATAAAATCAATCTACCTTTAGAGGGTATTAGAGATTTTGTAGGATATTTCCCAACAAGTAAAGATGAAATACAAAATTTTAAAGTAAGTAATCCTTTAATGACTGTAATAAAAAAAGAAAATTTATATAGTATTCGTTATGGAAATAGAAGAGTTGCTAGATTATTACCTGATTATTTTGATATCGAAAAAGATATGAATAGTGCAAAGATATTAATTGATGGAAAAGAATCACTAATAAATATGGGGTCAGTTATAAATGTAAAAAATGACTTTTTAGTAAAATCTCAAAAAGATATTAGAGTAAATATAATTGGATATGTAAATAAATCTAAGAAAAATGAGTCTGAATTGCTTGTTTCAAAAAATGAAATAATGCAAAAATTTTCACTTGATAAAAAAGGAAAAGTTTATAGAGTTGAATTCTATAAAAAAAATAAATTTGCTGGTATGGTTTTAGTAAATTTTGGAAGTAAAAATCTATTTTTAGCTAAAAATGGTTATTAG
- a CDS encoding M15 family metallopeptidase has protein sequence MNRRSFLNSCKVAAFSSVAYPIISSASKDFAVDSLVLADSVIKKSDLYIEKSDFAQFESVRKKLYQVQRYVGYGNFNILSFDLMLKYAKYSNSIQNFTQKELDFLEKIFYINPTPYGFYGKKVSEKITKAINNREVIKVSGTGHYLFKGKPEQTYNEMKKDIGDTLTLTSGVRSIVKQMKLYLDKIDRTDGNITKASKSLAPPAYTYHSIADFDVGKKGLGYDNFTARFALTKEFSQMRKLKYIEMRYTINNKDGVRYEPWHIKVI, from the coding sequence ATGAATAGAAGAAGCTTTTTAAACTCTTGTAAAGTAGCTGCATTTAGTTCAGTTGCTTATCCTATAATATCAAGTGCAAGTAAAGATTTTGCAGTTGATTCTTTAGTTCTTGCAGATTCTGTTATTAAAAAAAGTGATTTATATATAGAAAAAAGTGACTTTGCACAATTTGAATCAGTGAGAAAAAAACTTTATCAAGTACAAAGATATGTTGGATATGGTAATTTTAATATATTAAGTTTTGATTTGATGCTAAAATATGCAAAATATTCTAATAGTATTCAAAATTTTACGCAAAAAGAGTTGGACTTTTTAGAAAAGATTTTTTATATTAATCCAACTCCTTATGGCTTTTATGGGAAAAAAGTTTCAGAAAAAATTACAAAAGCTATAAATAATAGAGAAGTTATAAAAGTTTCTGGTACAGGACATTATTTATTTAAAGGTAAGCCTGAACAAACATATAATGAGATGAAAAAAGATATTGGAGATACACTTACATTAACTTCTGGTGTAAGAAGTATTGTAAAGCAAATGAAATTGTATCTTGATAAGATAGATAGAACTGATGGCAATATTACTAAAGCTTCAAAGTCATTAGCTCCTCCTGCATATACTTATCATTCAATTGCAGATTTTGATGTAGGTAAAAAAGGTTTAGGTTATGATAATTTTACTGCAAGATTTGCCTTAACAAAAGAGTTTTCTCAAATGAGAAAATTAAAATATATTGAGATGAGATATACAATAAATAATAAGGATGGAGTAAGATATGAACCTTGGCATATTAAGGTTATTTAG
- a CDS encoding DUF493 domain-containing protein, with product MIDLSKETLKLDYPCNWIYKLVCHHDKDIKEIMKDVLQDREHSVKQSKVSSKGKYKSYALELLVHNEDDRKELYRLLGEHKHIKMIV from the coding sequence TTGATTGATTTAAGTAAAGAGACATTAAAGCTTGATTATCCATGTAATTGGATATATAAGTTAGTATGCCATCATGATAAAGATATCAAAGAAATTATGAAAGATGTTTTGCAAGATAGAGAACATAGTGTAAAACAATCAAAAGTTAGTAGTAAGGGTAAATATAAAAGCTATGCTCTTGAATTATTAGTTCACAATGAAGATGATAGAAAAGAACTTTATAGACTTTTAGGTGAACATAAACATATAAAAATGATAGTGTAA
- the moaC gene encoding cyclic pyranopterin monophosphate synthase MoaC translates to MNLTHLDDKNRPKMVDVSNKNDTTRVAIASGQISMSQEAFDAIIQNSTKKGPVLQTAVVAAIQGVKKTSDLIPMCHPLLLSGINCDIEEMPTLPGFKLYVTAKLTGQTGVEMEALTGVSVGLLTIYDMVKAIDKSMIISNVQLEHKSGGKSGVFERDNL, encoded by the coding sequence TTGAACTTAACACATTTAGATGATAAAAATAGACCTAAAATGGTAGATGTATCAAATAAAAATGATACTACAAGAGTTGCTATTGCTTCTGGACAAATTTCGATGAGCCAAGAAGCTTTTGATGCAATAATACAAAATAGTACAAAAAAAGGTCCAGTATTACAAACTGCTGTAGTTGCAGCTATTCAAGGAGTAAAGAAGACATCGGATTTAATTCCTATGTGTCATCCTTTACTTTTAAGTGGAATAAATTGTGATATTGAAGAAATGCCAACATTACCAGGATTTAAATTATATGTAACAGCAAAGCTTACAGGACAAACAGGTGTTGAAATGGAAGCTTTAACAGGTGTTAGTGTAGGCTTATTAACTATTTATGATATGGTAAAAGCTATCGATAAATCAATGATTATTTCAAACGTACAACTTGAACATAAAAGTGGTGGGAAAAGTGGTGTTTTTGAAAGAGATAATTTATAA
- the rpsU gene encoding 30S ribosomal protein S21, with the protein MPGIKVKDSESFDEAYRRFKKQCDRNLIVTETRARRFFEPMTEIRKKQKINARKKMLKRLYMLRRYESRL; encoded by the coding sequence GTGCCAGGCATTAAAGTTAAAGATAGTGAATCATTTGACGAAGCATACAGAAGGTTTAAGAAACAATGTGATAGAAATCTTATTGTTACTGAAACTAGAGCTAGAAGATTTTTTGAACCAATGACAGAGATCAGAAAAAAACAAAAAATTAACGCTAGAAAGAAAATGCTTAAGAGATTATACATGCTTAGAAGATACGAATCTAGGCTGTAG
- a CDS encoding SLC13 family permease: protein MLGKQFQLRKINFSIKHAVSRFLISFLVSFLIAYVPSYEALSSEACSMLFILSFSAFLWITGAIPSFAVSFLIIALEILLLGYPDLNFDSNSKEWLYYLKPWSSPLIFLFLAGFILAIAASKTKLDLWLAKKVLLFFGNSPNSVLTGLMLTTFVLSMFISNTATAAMMMTMLVPILKNMKENNPFQKGIILAIVVAANLGGMGTIIGTPPNAIAVGILGDNAPSFLEWMVMALPPGILILLILRWVILKKYASTEKIINIDKIKKISHYDDSTTDFSKIPTIPSWKKSLVILVFIITILLWLTGPLHLVPTTVVALFPIVIFTIFGIITSDDIKEIRWDVIILIIGGLALGSGVVKTGLDEWLGLQINLQNLNLFLIVCLFSMIVIWVSNFMSNTAATNIMLPLIVALVSSMGESIVSYVVISVALCASCAMILPVSTPPNAIAFSTGKLNSKDFIFIGLVAAIVGPVFILSLLSFYT, encoded by the coding sequence ATGTTAGGCAAACAGTTCCAACTTCGTAAAATTAATTTTTCAATTAAACATGCAGTTAGTAGATTTTTAATATCTTTTTTAGTTTCATTTTTAATAGCATATGTTCCTTCATATGAAGCTTTAAGTAGTGAAGCATGTTCAATGTTGTTTATCTTGTCATTTTCGGCTTTTTTGTGGATTACAGGTGCAATACCATCATTTGCAGTATCTTTTTTGATTATAGCTTTAGAAATACTTTTATTGGGATATCCTGATTTAAATTTTGATTCTAATTCAAAAGAGTGGTTATACTATTTAAAACCATGGTCTTCACCTTTGATATTTTTATTTTTAGCTGGATTTATTTTAGCAATAGCAGCAAGTAAAACAAAACTTGATTTGTGGCTTGCAAAAAAAGTACTATTATTCTTTGGAAATTCTCCCAATAGTGTATTAACAGGCTTAATGCTTACAACATTTGTTTTGTCAATGTTTATTTCAAATACTGCAACAGCAGCTATGATGATGACTATGCTTGTACCAATATTAAAAAATATGAAAGAGAATAATCCTTTTCAAAAAGGAATTATATTAGCTATTGTAGTTGCTGCAAATCTTGGAGGTATGGGAACAATTATAGGAACACCCCCAAATGCAATTGCAGTTGGTATCTTAGGTGATAATGCACCGTCATTTTTAGAATGGATGGTTATGGCTTTACCTCCTGGGATATTAATTCTTTTAATTCTTAGATGGGTAATATTAAAAAAGTATGCATCAACAGAAAAAATAATTAATATTGATAAAATTAAAAAAATATCACATTATGATGACTCTACAACAGATTTTTCCAAAATTCCAACAATTCCTAGTTGGAAAAAAAGTTTAGTAATATTAGTATTTATAATTACAATTTTATTATGGTTAACTGGGCCTTTGCATCTTGTCCCTACTACTGTTGTTGCTTTGTTCCCAATTGTAATTTTTACAATTTTTGGGATTATTACTAGTGATGATATTAAAGAGATTCGTTGGGATGTTATTATTTTAATTATTGGTGGTTTAGCTTTAGGTTCTGGGGTAGTTAAAACAGGTCTTGATGAATGGCTAGGATTACAAATAAATTTACAAAATCTAAATCTTTTTTTAATTGTCTGTTTATTTTCAATGATAGTAATTTGGGTTTCTAATTTTATGAGTAACACAGCTGCAACTAATATTATGCTTCCGTTAATTGTGGCTTTAGTTAGTTCAATGGGAGAAAGTATAGTATCTTATGTGGTTATTTCTGTTGCATTATGTGCTTCTTGTGCTATGATACTTCCTGTATCAACTCCACCAAATGCAATAGCTTTTTCAACTGGAAAGTTAAATTCAAAGGATTTTATTTTTATAGGTTTGGTCGCTGCTATTGTAGGACCAGTTTTTATATTATCTTTACTTAGTTTTTATACATAA
- a CDS encoding AI-2E family transporter: MYILKEKLLDKFMISKNFILFALIASFFFIGYIFQNYLMGIIVGGILAIATRPIYDILMRKSNFSYKKSLISIFLTLCLFLFVFLPLIYFVGLSYQFIPSINADQSMQYIKNLVGYLKSLPEPFDIFQESINAILGEFDILNVDITMVKSLLNNIAQFFWKINGIIYQFFLILFFYFLFNIYGYKLFILATRLLPMIKKFKRTLFNELSNTISSVFFGTIFSMITQGIAFGLFLYITTDYDAFYFGMAAGFMTAIPIVGTYLIAFPIAIVELLNQNYLFSIIIVLFTIVIMSGLIDNLLRLVFMKYINKKFSLHYSLTELFILLAMLAGIGVFGGWGIIIAPAILSLCVGLINIYIKSHISNTSYKDKKLKT, from the coding sequence ATGTATATACTAAAAGAAAAATTATTGGATAAATTTATGATATCAAAAAACTTTATATTATTTGCGTTAATTGCAAGCTTCTTTTTCATTGGATATATTTTTCAAAACTATTTAATGGGAATAATAGTTGGAGGAATTTTAGCAATTGCTACACGACCCATTTATGATATATTAATGAGAAAATCAAATTTTTCTTATAAAAAAAGTCTAATCTCAATTTTTTTAACATTGTGCCTATTCTTATTTGTATTTTTACCTCTTATTTACTTTGTAGGACTTTCATACCAATTTATTCCTAGTATTAATGCAGATCAATCTATGCAATATATAAAAAATTTAGTTGGATATTTAAAAAGTCTTCCTGAACCTTTTGATATTTTTCAAGAATCTATCAATGCAATATTAGGTGAATTTGATATATTAAATGTAGATATTACTATGGTTAAATCATTATTAAATAATATTGCACAATTTTTTTGGAAGATTAATGGCATAATATATCAATTCTTCTTGATTTTATTTTTTTATTTTCTTTTTAATATTTATGGTTATAAACTTTTTATATTAGCAACTAGATTACTTCCTATGATAAAAAAATTTAAAAGAACTCTTTTCAATGAATTAAGTAATACAATTTCATCAGTATTTTTTGGAACAATATTTAGCATGATTACACAAGGTATAGCTTTTGGATTATTTTTATATATTACTACAGATTATGATGCTTTTTACTTTGGAATGGCAGCTGGTTTTATGACAGCTATACCTATTGTAGGAACATATTTAATAGCTTTTCCTATTGCAATTGTTGAATTACTTAATCAAAATTATCTTTTTTCAATCATTATTGTTCTATTTACAATAGTTATTATGTCTGGATTAATTGATAACCTTTTACGTCTTGTTTTCATGAAATATATCAATAAAAAGTTTTCATTGCATTATTCATTAACTGAACTATTTATATTATTAGCCATGTTAGCTGGTATTGGAGTATTTGGAGGATGGGGTATTATCATTGCCCCTGCAATTTTAAGCCTTTGTGTTGGATTAATAAATATTTATATAAAATCTCACATTTCAAATACTTCTTATAAAGACAAAAAACTCAAGACTTAG